Part of the Cupriavidus basilensis genome is shown below.
ACATGTTGCCGTTCGCGGCAGCGGCCGCCCCTGCCGGCCAGGGCGCTGCCCGCCGGCTTCAGCCAGCGCTCAGGCCATGCCACCGTTGGCGCGCAGGATCTGGCCGTTGACCCAGCCGGCATCGGCGCCGGCGAGCAAGGCGACGACGCAGGCGATGTCTTCCGGCTGGCCCAGGCGTTGCAGCGGGGGCATCTTGGCGAAGGCCTGGATCTGCGCTTCGGTCTTGCCGTCGAGGAACAGCGAGGTAGCGATCGGGCCGGGAGCCACGGCATTGACCGTGATGTTGCGGCCGCGCAGTTCCTTGGCGAACACGTGCGTGAACGCCTCCACCGCTGCCTTGGTGGCGTTGTAGACGGCATAGCCGGGCATGTTCAGCGCCAGCGTGGTGCTGGAGACATTGACGATGCGCCCGCCGTCGGCAAGCCGCGCGGCGGCTTCGCGCAGGGTGTTGAAGGCGCCGCGCACGTTGATGTCGAAGGCCTGGTCATAGAGCGCGTCGCTGGTGTCGGCCAGCGGCACCGTCTTGAGCACGCCAGCGTTGTTGACCAGCACGTTCACCTTGCCCAGTTGCTGCTCGGTGATCTCGAACAGGCGGCGCACATCGTCGGCCTTGGACACATCGGCCTGCACTGCGATGGCCGACCCGCCAGCGGCCTTCAGCTCGGCCACGAGAGCATCGGCCTGGGCCGCGCCGGCCGCGTAGTTGATGGCGACGGCGAAACCATCCTGCGCCAGGCGCCTGGCAACGGCGGCACCGATGCCGCGGGATGCGCCCGTGACGATGGCGACTTGGGTGGGGTTGGCGTTGTTCATGATCCGTTTCTTTTCAGGTAATGGGTTGGTAGGTTGGTGAAACGGATCATGGATCATTCCCATGCAAAGATAATTAGTGGTATTTTGATAACATTGCTCCGTTTGCATTAACAATAGGGCGCCCCAGGGTCTTTCATTGCCCACTGCGGCCCCGTTCAGCGACGCATGGACCGATTCCAGGAAATGCAGGCCTTCGTGCGCATCGCCGAGCGCCAGAGCTTCACCCAGGCCGCCGAGGATCTCCAGATCCCGCGCGCCACCATCACCAACC
Proteins encoded:
- a CDS encoding SDR family oxidoreductase, which translates into the protein MNNANPTQVAIVTGASRGIGAAVARRLAQDGFAVAINYAAGAAQADALVAELKAAGGSAIAVQADVSKADDVRRLFEITEQQLGKVNVLVNNAGVLKTVPLADTSDALYDQAFDINVRGAFNTLREAAARLADGGRIVNVSSTTLALNMPGYAVYNATKAAVEAFTHVFAKELRGRNITVNAVAPGPIATSLFLDGKTEAQIQAFAKMPPLQRLGQPEDIACVVALLAGADAGWVNGQILRANGGMA